The following coding sequences are from one Hippopotamus amphibius kiboko isolate mHipAmp2 chromosome 9, mHipAmp2.hap2, whole genome shotgun sequence window:
- the LOC130861382 gene encoding ribosomal biogenesis factor-like isoform X2, translated as MAKNKLSGWKSRSVFHVASQKSFKVKNKAKPVTTNLKKINILIPQQHHENKPVNVDEAARLMAQL; from the exons ATGGCCAAGAACAAACTAAGCGGGTGGAAGTCCAGGAGTGTGTTCCACGTAGCCAGCCAAAAAAGCtttaaggttaaaaataaagcaaaaccagTTACCACTAATCTCAAGAAGATAAACATT CTGATTCCTCAGCAGCATCATGAAAACAAACCAGTTAACGTTGATGAAGCTGCAAGATTAATGGCTCAGTTGTAA
- the LOC130861382 gene encoding ribosomal biogenesis factor-like isoform X1, protein MAKNKLSGWKSRSVFHVASQKSFKVKNKAKPVTTNLKKINIVNDEKVNRMNKAFVDIQKELANFSKGLSLEPLQKQLIPQQHHENKPVNVDEAARLMAQL, encoded by the coding sequence ATGGCCAAGAACAAACTAAGCGGGTGGAAGTCCAGGAGTGTGTTCCACGTAGCCAGCCAAAAAAGCtttaaggttaaaaataaagcaaaaccagTTACCACTAATCTCAAGAAGATAAACATTGTGAATGATGAAAAAGTTAACAGAATGAATAAAGCTTTTGTAGATATACAGAAGGAACTTGCAAACTTCTCAAAAGGCCTTTCCCTCGAGCCTCTGCAGAAACAGCTGATTCCTCAGCAGCATCATGAAAACAAACCAGTTAACGTTGATGAAGCTGCAAGATTAATGGCTCAGTTGTAA